A region from the Pseudonocardia petroleophila genome encodes:
- a CDS encoding helix-turn-helix domain-containing protein, with product MTTETRHDEVRRWLAGVGTIAAAVNAPVELPALLDLIAATACELTGYEAGGVLLADDGEHALYISGAHGLSAEYVARVNAEHTIKLGSGPLSAGPSSRAFRTAEPVAISDLSEDPSFAPWVAAALEYGYRAIVAVPLLVGGRPAGTLNCYRTGVHPFGTDEIDLLKTLANQAGIALETARLRDHERRTIDDLELLNRSLTAQHRLLEQAEQIHHELTAVALRAGGVQAVADALARLLARPVLVADPAGQPLANAQHRGVLLDPAPIAVAAADDAAATLQDSPTDDLMTAPVVLGDELVARLWLPGPVADLGQLDRRAVEHAAVVCALELLRQRTALEVEWRLRGDVLSDLLAGGASAALGARAESLGHDLTRPHSVLVVKADRPDGPMHRMGGPSGVRRLLGVAQVTADGPGPRPLVTSWGDHVVVLWPEGRPGPRADAVDAAEAIRQAAQRAFDGATASAVVGRRCAALSDYASAFRIARGALELAQLRGGLNRTFTVPDLGVYGLLLQLEDPHELVRFADGVLAPLRRHDDHRDMALVATLRTYLEQGTSTSRTAAALYVHPNTVGLRLRRIEELMGVRLADPEALLQVKAAFMAEDVTGSAWGSSSPAPDGGPLPDTARASASAAGRARGKRGRKT from the coding sequence ATGACGACGGAGACCCGCCACGACGAGGTCCGCCGCTGGCTGGCCGGGGTCGGCACCATCGCCGCGGCGGTGAACGCCCCGGTGGAGCTGCCCGCGCTGCTGGACCTGATCGCGGCCACCGCGTGCGAGCTCACCGGGTACGAGGCCGGCGGCGTGCTCCTGGCCGACGACGGCGAGCACGCGCTCTACATCTCCGGTGCGCACGGGCTCTCGGCCGAGTACGTCGCGCGGGTCAACGCCGAGCACACCATCAAGCTCGGCTCCGGGCCGCTGAGCGCGGGGCCCTCGAGCCGGGCGTTCCGCACGGCCGAGCCGGTCGCGATCTCCGACCTGTCCGAGGACCCGTCGTTCGCCCCGTGGGTGGCGGCCGCCCTCGAGTACGGCTACCGCGCGATCGTCGCCGTGCCGCTGCTGGTCGGCGGCAGGCCCGCGGGCACGCTGAACTGCTATCGCACCGGCGTGCACCCCTTCGGCACCGACGAGATCGACCTGCTCAAGACCCTCGCCAACCAGGCCGGCATCGCCCTGGAGACGGCCCGGCTGCGCGACCACGAACGCCGCACGATCGACGATCTCGAACTGCTCAACCGGTCGCTGACCGCGCAGCACCGGCTCCTGGAGCAGGCCGAGCAGATCCACCACGAGCTCACCGCCGTCGCGCTGCGGGCCGGCGGCGTGCAGGCCGTCGCGGACGCACTGGCCCGGCTGCTCGCCCGACCCGTCCTCGTGGCCGACCCCGCCGGTCAGCCGCTGGCCAACGCCCAGCACCGGGGCGTGCTGCTCGACCCGGCGCCGATCGCGGTCGCCGCGGCCGACGACGCGGCCGCGACGCTGCAGGACTCGCCCACCGACGACCTGATGACGGCCCCGGTCGTGCTCGGGGACGAGCTCGTCGCCCGGCTCTGGCTGCCCGGCCCGGTGGCGGACCTGGGCCAGCTCGACCGGCGCGCGGTGGAGCACGCCGCCGTCGTCTGCGCGCTGGAGCTGCTGCGCCAGCGCACCGCCCTCGAGGTCGAGTGGAGGCTGCGCGGCGACGTCCTCAGCGATCTGCTGGCCGGCGGCGCCTCGGCCGCGCTCGGCGCGCGGGCCGAGTCGCTCGGGCACGACCTCACCCGCCCGCACTCGGTGCTGGTGGTGAAGGCCGACCGCCCCGACGGACCGATGCACCGGATGGGCGGGCCGAGCGGTGTCCGGCGGCTGCTGGGCGTCGCTCAGGTCACCGCGGACGGTCCGGGACCGCGACCGCTCGTCACGAGCTGGGGTGACCACGTGGTGGTGCTGTGGCCGGAGGGCAGACCCGGGCCGCGGGCCGACGCCGTGGACGCGGCCGAGGCCATCCGGCAGGCCGCCCAGCGCGCGTTCGACGGCGCCACCGCGTCCGCCGTCGTGGGCCGCCGCTGCGCCGCGCTGTCCGACTACGCCTCCGCGTTCCGGATCGCCCGGGGCGCGCTCGAGCTCGCGCAGCTGCGCGGCGGACTCAACCGGACGTTCACGGTGCCCGACCTCGGCGTGTACGGGCTGCTGCTGCAGCTGGAGGACCCGCACGAACTCGTCCGCTTCGCCGACGGGGTGCTCGCGCCCCTGCGCCGCCACGACGACCACCGGGACATGGCACTGGTCGCCACCCTGCGCACCTACCTGGAGCAGGGCACGAGCACCAGCCGCACCGCGGCGGCGTTGTACGTGCACCCGAACACCGTCGGGTTGCGCCTGCGGCGCATCGAGGAGCTGATGGGGGTGCGACTGGCCGACCCGGAGGCCCTGTTGCAGGTCAAGGCGGCGTTCATGGCGGAGGACGTGACGGGATCCGCCTGGGGCTCCTCCTCACCCGCCCCCGATGGCGGGCCGCTGCCGGATACCGCACGAGCATCGGCGTCGGCAGCCGGCCGGGCGCGTGGCAAGCGAGGCAGGAAGACCTGA
- a CDS encoding FAD binding domain-containing protein, with amino-acid sequence MTDDQPRVIVVGGSMGGLTAALVLRELGMRVDVFERSPELLDGRGAGIVLQPDTVRWFREHGGTGAVDKVSTGSSHLRYIGAGNEIVFDEPSTWRFTSWTTTYKALLADFGTDHYHLGEHCAGLDQDADGVDLRFVSGREERADLVAFVDGISSTGRRRLLPEVVPQYSGYVGWRGTVPETEVSAATHALLSDSLAYATAPNTHICMYPIPGKGGALAAGERELNYVWYRNVPEGPQLDELLTDKRGFPSPVSVHPGQVQDRYITELRAAAQEQLPPAAAELVTRTAEPFIQPVLDVEVPRMAFGRVAIMGDAAFAARPHAAAGTAKAAADAWALADALRSADGDVTAALAKWEPGRLELGRSLLERVREMGRKYQVDSTADPADRSLRFGLYGPDQ; translated from the coding sequence ATGACCGACGACCAGCCACGGGTGATCGTGGTCGGCGGCTCGATGGGCGGGCTCACCGCCGCGCTCGTGCTGCGCGAGCTCGGTATGCGGGTGGACGTGTTCGAGCGGTCCCCCGAGCTGCTCGACGGCCGCGGCGCGGGGATCGTGCTGCAACCCGACACCGTGCGCTGGTTCCGCGAGCACGGGGGCACCGGCGCCGTCGACAAGGTGAGCACCGGGTCGTCGCACCTGCGCTACATCGGCGCCGGGAACGAGATCGTCTTCGACGAGCCGAGCACCTGGCGGTTCACGTCGTGGACGACGACGTACAAGGCGCTGCTGGCCGACTTCGGCACCGACCACTACCACCTCGGCGAGCACTGCGCGGGCCTGGACCAGGACGCGGACGGGGTGGACCTGCGGTTCGTCAGCGGCCGCGAGGAGCGCGCCGACCTGGTGGCCTTCGTCGACGGCATCTCGTCCACGGGCCGGCGCCGGCTGCTGCCCGAGGTGGTGCCGCAGTACTCCGGGTACGTGGGCTGGCGCGGCACGGTGCCCGAGACCGAGGTGAGCGCGGCCACGCACGCGCTGCTCAGCGACTCGCTGGCCTACGCGACCGCCCCGAACACGCACATCTGCATGTACCCGATCCCGGGCAAGGGCGGCGCGCTGGCCGCGGGCGAGCGCGAGCTCAACTACGTCTGGTACCGCAACGTGCCCGAGGGTCCCCAGCTCGACGAACTGCTCACCGACAAGCGCGGCTTCCCCTCCCCCGTGTCGGTGCACCCGGGCCAGGTCCAGGACCGCTACATCACCGAACTGCGCGCCGCCGCGCAGGAGCAGCTGCCCCCGGCCGCGGCCGAGCTCGTGACGCGGACCGCCGAGCCGTTCATCCAGCCGGTGCTCGACGTCGAGGTGCCGCGGATGGCCTTCGGCCGGGTCGCGATCATGGGCGACGCCGCGTTCGCCGCGCGGCCGCACGCCGCGGCCGGCACGGCGAAGGCGGCGGCCGACGCGTGGGCCCTGGCCGATGCGCTGCGCTCCGCCGACGGCGACGTCACGGCGGCGCTGGCGAAGTGGGAGCCCGGCCGCCTGGAGCTGGGGCGCAGCCTGCTGGAGCGGGTGCGTGAGATGGGCCGCAAGTACCAGGTGGACAGCACGGCGGACCCCGCGGACCGCTCGCTGCGGTTTGGCCTCTACGGGCCGGACCAGTGA